In Macaca fascicularis isolate 582-1 chromosome X, T2T-MFA8v1.1, one DNA window encodes the following:
- the LOC102118337 gene encoding retrotransposon Gag-like protein 8B: MDGRVQLMKALLARPLRPAARRWRNPIPFPETFDGDTDRLPEFIVQTGSYMFVDENTFSNDALKVTFLITRLTGPALQWVIPYIKKESPLLSDYRGFLAEMKRVFGWEEDEDF, translated from the coding sequence ATGGACGGTCGGGTGCAACTGATGAAGGCCCTCCTGGCCCGGCCCCTCCGGCCCGCGGCGCGTCGCTGGAGGAATCCGATTCCCTTTCCCGAGACGTTTGATGGCGATACCGACCGGCTCCCGGAGTTCATCGTGCAGACGGGCTCCTACATGTTCGTGGACGAGAACACGTTCTCCAACGACGCCCTGAAGGTGACGTTCCTCATCACCCGCCTCACGGGGCCCGCCCTGCAGTGGGTGATCCCCTACATCAAGAAGGAGAGCCCCCTACTCAGTGATTACCGGGGCTTCCTGGCCGAGATGAAGCGGGTCTTTGGATGGGAGGAGGACGAGGACTTCTAG